One Streptomyces sp. CG4 genomic window, AACCGCCACAACGCCCAACCCGGCGAACCTTCCCGGTCAGAGCACCAGCCGCGTTCACTTGTCTCAAGCCCCGCCAGCTCCTCACGTTCTCAGGCCTCACAGTCGGCACTTATCCAGCCTTCCTGGCCCAGGGCGTGTTCGATGGGTCAGTGAGCCTGCCCTGCCTGGTCAGTTGGCCGCACTTACTCAGTTGACTGGCTCGACTCAACGAAGGAGCGCGGTCAGTGCCCTCCCGGACGGATCCGCGCAGGAGTTCATCGGCGCCCTGATGTTCATGATGACCGGCTTCGGCCTCGGCTGGGTCAACGCTGGCGCCGACTACTCACGCTATATGCCCCGGAGTTCGTCCAGCCGGGGCGTGATCGGCTGGACCACCTCCGGCGCCTCCGTGGCCCCCCTGCTCCTGCTGGTCTCCGGGCTGCCGCTGGCCGGTTCCCCCCCGAAGCTGAGCCAGTCCATCGCCGCCGACCCGATCGGCGCGCTCACCACGATCCTGCCGACCTGGTTCCTGGTGCCGTTCGCCGTGGTCGCCGTCCTCTGCCTGGTCGGCGGCGCCGTCCTCGCCAGCGTGGTGGCGTAAGAGCGCAGCCCTCTGTCGCCGGTGCCCGGAATCCGCGAACTGCCCGCCAACGGCCTCGGCCAGGACTCGCTCGCCGAGTTGTTGCAACCCGCCGGGCTGCGGCCCGACCAAGGAGAACAGCGGGTCTCCGGGCGGCCGGTCGACGCCCGCGAGGCGGAGTTGGTGCGGCGCGCACCGGGGGACTGGTTCCTGCACAAGCGCCGGACGACCCGGGCGGCCGACGACTCCTTCGCCGAGCACGCCGTCGCCCTGCTCGACCCCACCCACGTCGAGCTGACCCTCAGCCTCGGCTGACCCGCCGTGCGACGTCCGGTCAGAGAGCCGGCGAGGTCTGGGACAGGTGCCGGTAGTCCCTGGGCGGCATGCCGTAGGCGGACCGGAAGGCGCGGCTGAACTCCGCCGCCCGCGGAAATCCCCAGCGGGTGCCGATCACATGAATGGGCACATCACCCAGTGCCGGGTCGGCGAGGTCGCGGCAGGCGGCCTCCAGGCGCAGCCGGCGTATCCAGGCCGCGACCGTGATCTCCTCCTCCTGGAAGAGGCGGTGCAGATAGCTGACGGAGATGTGGTGTGCCGCGGCCACGACGCTCGGTGTGAGCTGCGGGTCGTGCATGTGCCGGCGGATGAAGTTCTTGACGCGCAGGATGAGGGCACGCTGGTGGGTCTCCGGAGGCAGTGACTTCTCGGCCTCCAGGAGGTGGGCGAACAGGGCGGCGACGAGGTGGGTCACGGCCGTGCCCAGGCGGGGACCGTCCGACGGCTGGAACTGGTCGGGGTGCGAAGCCAGTCGGGTGAGCAGGTCGCAGAGCAGCGCACCGGTCCCCTCCCGGCTCGTCACCAGCCGCGGCAACGGGCGTCCTGACACGGCTCGCGGCAGGGGGAGCAGCGCTTTGGGAATCTCAAGTCCCAGCGCGGTGACCGGTTCCGCGCCGGTGCGGATCTCCCAGGGCACCGCGGAGTCGTTGATGTGCAGGTCGGAGGGGCGGTACGTGGCCTCGCCGTCGTCCCATGTGCCCGCTCCGGTCCCCATCACGACGAGAGACATGTGGTAGAGCTCTGGGTCGGACTGGCGGATGAGCTTCGGGGTCCGCCGGATCGTCACCTGCTCGAAGGTGGCAGGCCACAGAGACACGCTGCCGAGGTCCAGCACGCGTTGGGTGAAACGGAAATCGTGGGTGTGCTTGCTGCTCAGTGTCACCGGAGCGTGGGTCTTCCGCAGCCGCTCCGCCCAGTACCCGAACCGGTCGGCCGGCGGCACGTCCTCACTCCGGAACACCGTCTCGTTCAGCACACCCACACCTTTGCTCGTTTGCCATGCCTGCGCCGAACGGCTCGGCACCGCTGCCAACAGTCGATATCTGCATCTACTGCACCGACTGCAAACTCGTTTGTGCACTCTGCGCCAACGACGTAGATCCTCTCGCCGGGGAAACTGGTCGCACGGTGCGATCGAGGCGCCCGCACGGGCGGTGAGCGAAATCAGGCTTCGACGGGGGTGAGGCGTGCATTTGCTCCATGCCGTGCGGTGGCGGTGGGCTCCACGCCGGTGTGCTCGCCGAAGTACGGCGGCACCACCTGACCTGAACGATCGGCACGTATGCGGCCCCGCACCTGGTTCGAGGGTGCGGGGCCACACCATCGTGACGTCGCCCACCGCACAGACGCCCCAGGGGCCGCAACCGGCCGGCTCGGCGGCACGCGACCAGGGCCGTGCCGGAGCTGCGTCGGACTGCCCCTACTGGCCGGTTTTCACCGTCCCTGGCCACCTCGTAGGCCGGACCACCACCGGATCTCCCGTACGTCCGCACGCATGTCCCACGGCCCGACGGGTACGCGAGCATCGAGCACGCCCGGGCGCGGATCCGCCCCCGGGTGGCCCGTACGGCCGCCGCTACCTGGGGATCTGCCATGGAGACACCCGCACACGACGACCTGCCGACGCCGGCCCAGCAGGCACTGGACGCGCTGGCCGAGAACGCGGAGGACCAGGGCGCGCTGGACGTCCTCGCCCACAGTGACGTGCTCGTACCCGTGCCGGACGACGCGATCGACGGCGAGGGCGCCGATGCCACGTCCGTGGCCCTGCCCGTCCTCGAACAGCCCGGCGGTGAGCCGGTCGTCCCCGTGTTCACCACGGAGGGCGAGATGGTCGAACTACTGCCGTTCGTCTCCCGCTACCGCCTCATCCCGCTGGGCGCCCTCGCCTCCCAATGGCCCGACGAGGACCTCTCCCTGGCCATAGACGGCAACTCCTCGCACGCCCTGACGCTCACGTCACAGGGGGTGCGCACGCTGCTGGCCCGGTGAGCGAGCGCTCTGAAAGGAGCGCGGGGCCGAGTCGACATGCGGCTCCGCGGCGTGGGTGCGAGAAGCCACGACGGACCCGCACCCGCGCACACATCCGATCCCCCACACCGTGGGCGCAAAAATAGCCCCATGGAATACCTCTCCGGCGCGGCCGGGGCCCTGGTCCTCGTACTGGTCCTCAGCAGCATCCTTCGCACGCTGGTGGTCCCCAGAGGCCTCTACTCCGCGCTGGTCTTCCGCCTGTGGTGGAGCCTGCGCAGACTTCTGCGGCGCACAGCCCTGCGCGGCGGTTACGCCGCGATGGACCGCGCTCAGACCTGGCTCGCCCCGCTGATGCTCATCGGCATGCTCGCCAGCTGGCTGAGCGGCGCCCTGCTCGGCTTCGGCCTCCTGCTGTACTCGCTGTCCCCGCTGTCCTGGACCACCGCGTTCCGGGAGGCGGGGTCCAGCCTGTTCACGCTCGGTTTCGCCGGCGGAGCCCGGCTGAAACTGTCGGTGCTCGACTTCGTCGCCGCGGCCACCGGCCCGGTCCTGATCGCCCTGCAGATCGCCTACCTGCCCACGCTGTACGCCGCCTACAACCGCCGCGAACTGGAGGTCACCCTGCTCCAGGCGCGGGCCGGCGAGCCGGCGTGGGGCCCGGAGATCCTCGCCCGGCAGTGGCTGGTCGACACCGAGAGGGCGCTGCCCGAGCTGTACCGGGCCTGGGAGCGGCTCGCCGCGGACATGGGCGAGAGCCACTCGACGTACCCCATCCTGCTGACCTTCCGTTCCCCGCGCCCGCACCGCAGCTGGCTGGTCGGACTCGTCGCGGTGATGGACGCGGCGGCGATGCAGCTGGCCCTGGAACCGCGGCTCGCCCCGCCGGAGGCCCGGCTGGTGCTGCGGGCCGGCTTCACCGCGCTGCGCGACATCGCCCGCGCCCTGCGCTTCCCGTTCGACGAGGACCCGTCGCCGGACGCCACGATCCGGCTGACCTTCGCCGAGTTCGACGCCGCCGTGGCCATGCTGGAGTCGGCCGGGTTCCACGCCGAGCGGTCGCCGAAGGAGGCCTGGCCGCACTTCCAGGGCTGGCGGGTCAACTACGAGGCGATCGCCTATGAACTGTGCCGCCGCTGCGACGCCGTACCCGCGTTGTGGACCGGCCCCCGCGACTTCCCCGGCGGGCCGATCCCGCCCGCGCGTCCGGCCGACCGGCGGCCCGGCGAAGGACGGCCGGAACTGCCCCCCGCCACCGGATAGTCCCCGGCCCGTGGCGGGAAGATCCCAGCGAAAGACAGGTCCAAGACCGGTCCGAGGCAGGTCCGGACGCGTGCGAAGGAGCCGATGGTCGTGAGGGTCGTCCTGCTGGGCACCGCCGCCGGGGGCGGCTTCCCGCAGTGGAACTGCGCCTGTGCGCTGTGCACGGCCGCCCGGGACGGCAAGCTGCCCTCCCGCACCCAGGAGTGCGCCGCCGTCACCGGCAACGGCCGCGACTGGTGGCTGCTGAACGCCTCGCCCGATCTGCGCACCCAGCTCACCGCCACCCCGGCGCTCTGGCCGGGCCCGGGTCCCCGGGACACCCCGCTGCGCGGTGTCCTGCTCACCGACGCCGAGGCGGACCACGTCACCGGCCTGGCCGAGCTGCGCGGAGCGGCGGGCCTGAAGGTCTACGCCGCCGCACCGGTGCGCGCCGTACTGGGTCCGGCCCGCGCCGCTCTGGACCGTTACGCCCCCTGGGAGTGGGCGGACAGCCTGGCCGACGGCGGATTCGTGCTGGCCGGGGGACTGGTGGTCACGGCCCATCCGGTGGGTGCGAAGATCCCGAAGTACGTACCGGCGCAGGTTCCCGGCGCCGGCGGCCCATGGGTGACGGCGTACCGCGTGGAGGATCTGGCCAGCGGGGGAGTGCTGGTGTACGCGCCCTGCGTGGGCGCCTGGAGTCCGGAGCTGGACGAGCTGTGCGCCGAGGCCGACTGCGTGCTGCTGGACGGCACCTTCTTCGCGGCCGACGAGATGGGCACGGCGGTGCGCTCCGGTGCCGGGCAGGCCGCCATGGGACACCTGCCGGTCACGGGCCGGGACGGCACGCTCGCGGCCCTGGCCCGCCATCCCGGTGCGCGCCGGATCTACACCCACCTCAACAACACGAACCCGCTGCTCGACCCGGATTCACCGGCACGTGCGCGGATCGCCGAGGAGGGCGTCGAGGTACTGCCCGACGGGGCCGAGCTGCTGCTCTGACCTCCCTGCCGGCCGGTGCGTCCCTGCCCGCGGTCGCGGACGTTCCCGCGCGGTCTCCGCTGTTCCCGCCCGGTGAGCCTGCGTCTATCGTTCCCGCCTGGTGAGCCCGCGTCTAACGTTCCTGCCCGGTGAGCATGCGCTCCAGCACGGCGCGCTGCAGCGGCTGCACCTCGGCGTGCAGCGCACGGCCCTTGGGGGTGAGCGCCACCCACACCCCGCGCCGGTCCTCGGCGCACACCGAGCGCTCCACCAGGCCGTCCTTCTCCAGTCGGCCGATCAGCCGGGACAGCGCGCTCTGGGTGAGATGGACCCGGCCGACCAGGTTCTGCACCCGGCACTGGTCACCCTCCGCGGGCGACTCGGACGCCAGGATGTCCAGCACCTCGAAGTCGCTGGCGCCCAGCCCGTGCGGGTGCAGGGCCCGGTCGATCTCGCACATCGTGTGCGCGTGTACGGCGAGGATGTCCCGCCACCGTTCCTCGAGCCGGGCGTCGGCCGTCTTGACTGCCATACCCGCACCGTAGCACCGATCCAGCCAATCATTGAGTGTGCAACTAGTGCGGGTGTGAGCGGGTACGAACAGGCGGCCGCAGCTCAGGCGACCGGGTCCTGGAGCAGGCCGATCAGGTTGCCGTCGGGGTCCTTCACGGAGGCGATCAGCCTGCCGTTGCCGACGTCCCGCACGTCCTGGACGGGCTCGGCGCCCGCCGCCAGCAGGGCCGCGAGGCGCTCGCGAAGATCGGTGACGTGCCAGAACGGCACCGGCCCGGTCAGGCCCTGCGCGTGCCCGTTGGGGTCGAGGCCGACGTCCTGTCCCTCGGCCTTGAAACCGACGTAATAGGGTTCGTCCGCGTACGGCTCGACGCCCAGGAGGGCGGTGAACAGGGCCTTGGCACGGTCCTTGTCCTTGACGGGGTAGATGATCGTCTGCACGCCGGCGGTCATGGGACTCTCCTTCTGAGGTGCGTGGCCCGACGGGTTCTCCGTCGGTGCACTTCACGCTAGGACCGGGGAGCCCGCTCCGGCTTCTTCGATCCTGACCGGTTGCGGGCTCCCCGTGGCTCACTCGTTGTGCAGCACCTCCGCAACGGTGAGCCGGGCCGCGCGCCGGGCGGGGACGAGGGCGCCCACCACGGCGATCACCAGACCCGCCAGCGCAAGTCCGGCCGGCTTCGGCGCGTGCCAGACGTCCGTCATGTACGACGGCAGAGTGAGGTCGATCCCCGCGGCCATCCGTGGGACGACCACCTCGTAGGCGGCGATGCCCAGCGGGACGCCCTGCACCGACCCGATCACGCCGAGTACCGCCATGGACGTCACCGTCATCACCGTCACCTGGCGCGGGGTCATGCCGATCGACTTGAGCATGCCGAGGTCACGACGTCGGTCATGGGTGTTGAGCACGGCCGTGTTGAACACACCGAGGGAGGCGACCAGGGCCAGCATCAGGGTGAGGGCGGCCGCCGAGCCGATGATGGTCTCGGCGCCGTTGCTCGGGCCGGTCAGCTGGGTACTGAGCCCCGTGTCGACGGCTCGGGCGGCGCGCGCGTACGCCGTCCCGTCCGTGCCCTCACGCAGTTTGACGTGATAGGCGAACGCCTTGCCGTCCGGGACCAGCGCGGTGAACGTCGGCCAGGTGCCGGCGACCACCCGGTCGTTCTCCTGCATCTGCTCGCCGACCACCGTGACCTCCTCCTGGCGGCCGCTCTTGCGTAGCCGGAGGTGGTCCCCGATGTGCACCCCGTTGCGGCGCAGGAAGGCCGAGCCGACCACGACCTCTCCCGGACGGTGCATCCAGCGGCCCCGGACGAGCGCGTCGCCCAGGGGCAGGTCCGGCCCGCGCCTGCCCTCGAAGGTGACCCTCTGTGCGGAACCCTCGATCCGCGCATCCTCGTCCCCACGGGCCGTCACCCGCGCCGCGCCTGGCAACGAGCCGAGCAGCGACTGAAGTTCGCGGTCGACGCGGACCGGCAGCACCTGCCTGCCGTGGACGTAGTCGCTTGCGTAGACCGTGACGTCGTACGCACCCTTGCCGCGGTCTCCGAACAGGGTCTTCGTCGCCGAGACGGCCTATCCCTTCACCCTGGCCAACAACGACTCGCTGGAGAACCAGATCGACACCACCGTCAAACTGGTGTCCGGCTACCCGGCGACCGTGGCCGGCCAGACCAAGTGGCTGAACGACGTGGCGAGCATCGTCGAGGCCGTCCCGGACGGCCGCGGCCTCGGCGTCTTCTCCTGGGAGGCGACCTGGACCGCCGTCACCGGCAACGGCTGGGACCCGACCGACGCCGGCTCCGGCAACGGCTGGGAGAACCAGGCCCTGTTCGGTTACGACGACAAGGCGCTGTCCTCGATGACGTGGTTCAGCCACCGCTGAACCACAGCTGAGGGGGCCCGGCCGTAAGGGGCGGCCGGGTCTCCCCCATTTTCCGGGGTCATATGCACACCCCTGGGTCGCACGGCCGTTCGGTACCGGACAACGGTCACCGAGTGCCGGACGCGGCGGCGTCGCCCGGGCCACAGTGGTGACACTGCGTACGAGGAGGTCGGGGACGGAGGCGGACGGATGATGGGAACCCCCTCGGGCCGGATGCGGCAGACGATTCTCGAATGGCTCAAGGACCCAGATGCCAACTTCCCGGCGCCCGCTCGCCGGGATCCCGTCGCGACCGGAGTCACCGCGCGTGCCGTGGCCGCCAAGCTGGGCGTGCGTCGCCGCACCGCCCGCGCCCACCTGGACTTCCTCACCCGGCTCGGCGTGCTGCGCACCCGCCGCCTGCGGTGCCGTACCTACTACCGGCGCGACGAGATCCGCATCGCCGAGGTGGCGCGCGTGTTCGAGAAGGGGTGGTGAGGAAGGCGCTGGTGAGCCGGCGTCGGACCGGGCAGGGCGGGGCAGGATGACGGGAGGGAGAGAGCTCGGCGAACACCCCCGGCCGGCAGGCGGGAGATGCCGACCGACGGCGGAGGGCACCGCGCATGGACCGACCCACTGGACTTGTCCCGCTCCACTACGTCTCCCTCGGCGCCCGTGGCCCCGAGGACGTGGTGGCCGACGCACACGGGCGCGTACTGACCGGAGTGGAGGACGGCCGGATCCTGCGCCTCCACCACCTCGGCGACCCGCGGACGGCCCGTGTGGAGGTGCTGGCCGAGACCGGCGGGCGTCCCCTCGGACTCGAACTGCTGCCGGACGGCGGCCTGTTGGTGTGCGACGCGGAACGCGGCCTGCTGCGCGTCGACCCCGGCCGCGGCCGCGGCACCGTCCGTGTCCTCGCGGACTCGGCGGCGGGGGAGCGGCTCCGCTTCTGCAGCAACGTCGTCGCCCTGCCGGACGGCACCGTGTACTTCACGGTCTCCAGCCGCCGCTACCCACTGGAGCACTGGATCGGCGACATCGTCGAGCACACCGGCACCGGACGGCTGCTGCGCCTTCCGCCCGGGGGCGCTGAGCCCGAAGTCCTGCTGGACGGGCTGCAGTTCGCCAATGGCCTGGCGGCCGGCGGCGACGGCTCCTTCCTGGTGATCGCCGAGACCGGCGCCTGCCGTCTCACCCGCTATCACCTCACCGGCCCCCGCGCCGGCCACGCCGACCTCTTCGCCCGGCTTCCCGGCATGCCGGACAACCTCTGGCGCGAGGGCCCCGACGGCCCGATCTGGGTCGCGCTCGCCAGCCCCAGGGTTCCGCCGCTGCACCTCCTGCACCGCACCCCGCCCGGCGTGCGCGCAGCAGCCGCCCGGGCCGCCGTCCACGCGCCCTACCGCCCGAGCGGAACGATCGGGGTGCTGGCCCTCGACGACACGGGCCGCACCGTCCGGCACCTCGTCCGCCGCCGCTCCGGCTTCCGCATGCTCACCGCCGTCTGCGCGACCGGCGGCCACCTCGTCCTCGGCAGCCTCCGGGAGCCCGGCGTCGCGGTCTGCGCCCGGACCACCGCCCGCTGACCCGGCGGTAGGCTGGTGCCCGGCCGTGATCACCCGTAGGGGCGGGCCGAACACCCCCTCGGGACCGGCCGAAGAGGAGACGCACGCACATGACAGCCCCGGAAGCCGAGAGCCTCCGTGTCCGCCCCACGCCAGGGCGGCGGTCCGAGTGGCGCACCCAGGCACCCGTCGTCGCGGTGGTCGCCCTCGGCGGCGCCCTCGGCGCCTGCGCCCGCTACGGGCTCACCCTCGTCTGGCCCACGCCGCCCGGCTCCTTTCCCTGGGCGACGTTCTGGACCAACGCCGTCGGCTGCGCGGTGATCGGTGTCTTCATGGTGCTCATCACCGAGGTGTGGGCCGCCCACCGCCTCGTCCGCCCCTTTTTCGGCACCGGCATCCTCGGCGGCTTCACCACGTTCTCCACCTATGCCGTCGACATCCGCAGGCTGGTCGACGCCGGGCGCCCCGGCCTCGGGCTCGGCTATCTCGCCGCGACACTGTGCGCGGCCCTCGCCGCGGTGTGGCTCGCCTCGGTCGCCGCCCGCCGCGTGCTGATCAGGAGGCAGCGATGACGTCACTCACCGGCCGCGCCCTCAGGCTGACCGTCTACATCGGCGAGGACGACACCTGGCACCACAAGCCCCTGTACTCCGAGATCGTGCACCGCGCACACACGGCCGGACTCGCCGGGGCGAGCGTCTTCCGGGGCATCGAGGGCTTCGGCGCCTCCTCCCGCATCCACACCTCCCGCCTGCTGTCCCTGAGCGAGGACCTGCCCGTGGCAGTCGTCGTCGTGGACACCGAGGAGCGCGTACGGGCGTTCCTGCCGCAGCTCGACGAACTCGTCGACGAGGGCCTGGTCACGCTGGAGGAGTGCGAGGTCGTCCGGTACGTGGGACGTACGGGCGGTCCGCGCGGCATGGACCCGAAGGGTAAGAAGTCGTTGTGAACTGGCTGCTGGTGATCGCGGGAGCCGTGGTCGGCGCACCGCTGCGCTATCTCACCGACCGCGCCGTGCAGGCCCGCCATGACTCGGTGTTCCCCTGGGGCACCTTCGTGGTGAATGTCACCGGATGTCTCATCCTCGGGCTGCTCACCGGTGCGGCCTCCGCCGGGGCCGCCGGACCTCACCTGCAACTCCTGCTGGGCACCGGGCTGTGCGGCGCCCTGACGACGTACTCGACCTTCTCCTACGAGACGCTGCGGCTGACCGAGGCCGGCTCCGGGCTCTACGCTGCCGTGAACGTCGTCGCGAGTGTGGTGGCGGGGCTCGCCGCGGCCTTCGCCGGTGTCTCGCTCGCCGGAGTGCTGTGGGCCTAGCGCTTCGATACGGCCGGGCACAGCAAGTACTTTCTACAACACTGTCGACCTACACTCCTCAGAACTGGATCCCATGAGCGCCATCTCCGTCGGTCAAGCCGTCGTCCTCGGAGTAGTCGAGGGGGTGACCGAGTTCCTCCCGGTGTCCTCGACCGGGCACCTGAAGATCACCGAGGGACTCATGCACATCCCGGTCGACGACAAGTCCGTCGTCGGCTTCTCCGCCGTCATCCAGGTCGGCGCCATCGCCGCCGTGCTCGTGTACTTCTTCAAGGACATCAAGCGGATCGTCTCCGCCTGGTTCCGCGGTCTGGTCAACCGCGAGGAGCGCTACCACCACGACTACAAGTTCGCCTGGTGGGTGATCGCCGCCACCATCCCGATCGTCATCGTGGGCCTGGCCGCCAAACCGCTGATCGACGGCGCGCTCGGCTCCCTGTGGGTGGTGGCCGCCTCGCTGATCGTCGGCTCGGGCGTGATGTGGGCGGCCGACCAGATGGGCCGGCACAAGCGCGGCGAGGACGACACGTCCTTCAAGGACGCGATGTGGGTCGGCTGCTCCCAGATCCTCGCCCTGCTCTTCCCCGGCTTCTCCCGCTCCGGCGCCACCATGTCCACCGCGCTCATCCGGGACCTGGACCGCGTCGCCGCCACCCGCCTGTCGTTCTTCCTCGGCATCCCGGCCCTCACCGGCGCCGGCATCTACGAGCTCAAGGACGCCCTGGGCGCGGGCGTGGGCGCCGCTCCGCTGGCCGTCGGCACCATCGTCTCCTTCGTGGTCGCCTACGCCTCCATCGCCTGGCTGCTGAAGTTCGTCGCCAAGCACTCCTTCAACGCCTTCGTGATCTACCGCATCATCATCGGCGTGGGACTGCTCGGCCTGCTCGCGACCGGTGTGCTCGACGCCTGACCGAACCCTCCTGATCACCCACGGGGTGCGGATGCCTGCATTCAGGCGCCGCACCCCGTGAATGTTTCCTTTACGGGGTGTCTTGACAGTTCCCTGACGCAACCCGCAGGATCGCTCCCGTGAACCTGTCAGACAGCCAGACAGGTGGTCTGGGTCCCCGGCGTGTGAGCGCCATGGAAGCGGTCCTCAGCCACCTCCGCGGCGCCATCGAACGCGGCGAGTACGCCATAGGCGACAAGCTGCCCTCCGAGGCCGAGCTGTGCCGCACCCTTGAGGTGTCCCGGCCCGTGCTCCGGGAGGCGCTGCGCGCGCTGCAGACGATGGGCCTCACGGTCTCCCGGACCGGCAAGGGCACCTTCGTCGTCGCGAACGCCGTCGAGGACCCCACCTTCGGCGACTACGCGGCCAGCGACCTGCTCGAGGTGCGCCGGCACATAGAGATCCCGGTCGCCGGGTACGCGGCCGTGCGCCGCACCCCGGAGAATCTGGACCACCTGGCCCATCTGCTCGACCGCATGGAGCGGGAGACGGACACCACCGCGTGGGTGGCGATGGACACCCTCTTCCACCTCGCCGTGGCCGAGGCCGCCCAGAACCCGGTCTTCCGCCGGGTCATCGAGGAGATCCGCGACGCACTGGCGCGTCAGTCGGCCTTCCTCAACGAACTGGGCGGGCGCCGCGAGCAGTCCAACCGCGAGCACCGGGCGATCGTCGAGGCGCTGGTCGACGGTTCCGAACACGACGCGGTGGAGGCCATGAGCCACCATCTGGACCGCGTCGAGACGACCCTCACCGACATCGTGCGTCCGCAGCGGACGGACGACCTCCCCACGGAAGGCGGACCCGAGGCGTGAGCGAGCAGCACCTCAAAGACGAGACGCGCCCCTCGTCCGGCCATGTCGACGCCGGAGACGCCGGCTACAGCAAAGGCCTGAAGCACCGGCACGTCAACATGATCGCCATCGGCGGAGCCATCGGCACCGGCCTCTTCCTCGGCGCGGGCGGCCGGCTCGCCGACGCCGGGCCCTCCCTGTTCATCGCGTACGCCGTCTGCGGCGTCTTCGCCTTCCTGGTGGTGCGCGCTCTCGGCGAACTCGTCCTGTACCGCCCGTCCTCCGGCGCCTTCGTGTCGTACGCGCGGGAGTTCCTGGGGGAGAGGGGCGCCTACACCGCGGGCTGGATGTACTTCCTGAACTGGGCGACCACCGGTATCGCCGACATCACCGCGGTCGCCACCTACACCCACTACTGGGGCATGTTCTCCGACATCCCGCAGTGGGTGATCGCGCTGATAGCCCTCGCGGTCGTCCTCACCGTGAACCTGATCTCGGTGAAGATCTTCGGCGAACTGGAGTTCTGGTTCGCGATCGTCAAGGTCAGCGCCTTGGTGATCTTCATGTGCATCGGCATCTTCCTGCTGGTCACCCAGCACCCGGTCGACGGCCACCACCCCGGCCCGTCCCTGATCACCGACAACGGCGGCATCTTCCCCAACGGTCTGCTGCCG contains:
- a CDS encoding undecaprenyl-diphosphate phosphatase, which encodes MSAISVGQAVVLGVVEGVTEFLPVSSTGHLKITEGLMHIPVDDKSVVGFSAVIQVGAIAAVLVYFFKDIKRIVSAWFRGLVNREERYHHDYKFAWWVIAATIPIVIVGLAAKPLIDGALGSLWVVAASLIVGSGVMWAADQMGRHKRGEDDTSFKDAMWVGCSQILALLFPGFSRSGATMSTALIRDLDRVAATRLSFFLGIPALTGAGIYELKDALGAGVGAAPLAVGTIVSFVVAYASIAWLLKFVAKHSFNAFVIYRIIIGVGLLGLLATGVLDA
- a CDS encoding ABC transporter permease, with product MLPVRVDRELQSLLGSLPGAARVTARGDEDARIEGSAQRVTFEGRRGPDLPLGDALVRGRWMHRPGEVVVGSAFLRRNGVHIGDHLRLRKSGRQEEVTVVGEQMQENDRVVAGTWPTFTALVPDGKAFAYHVKLREGTDGTAYARAARAVDTGLSTQLTGPSNGAETIIGSAAALTLMLALVASLGVFNTAVLNTHDRRRDLGMLKSIGMTPRQVTVMTVTSMAVLGVIGSVQGVPLGIAAYEVVVPRMAAGIDLTLPSYMTDVWHAPKPAGLALAGLVIAVVGALVPARRAARLTVAEVLHNE
- a CDS encoding DUF190 domain-containing protein, giving the protein MTSLTGRALRLTVYIGEDDTWHHKPLYSEIVHRAHTAGLAGASVFRGIEGFGASSRIHTSRLLSLSEDLPVAVVVVDTEERVRAFLPQLDELVDEGLVTLEECEVVRYVGRTGGPRGMDPKGKKSL
- a CDS encoding ArsR family transcriptional regulator, coding for MMGTPSGRMRQTILEWLKDPDANFPAPARRDPVATGVTARAVAAKLGVRRRTARAHLDFLTRLGVLRTRRLRCRTYYRRDEIRIAEVARVFEKGW
- the pqqB gene encoding pyrroloquinoline quinone biosynthesis protein PqqB, translated to MVVRVVLLGTAAGGGFPQWNCACALCTAARDGKLPSRTQECAAVTGNGRDWWLLNASPDLRTQLTATPALWPGPGPRDTPLRGVLLTDAEADHVTGLAELRGAAGLKVYAAAPVRAVLGPARAALDRYAPWEWADSLADGGFVLAGGLVVTAHPVGAKIPKYVPAQVPGAGGPWVTAYRVEDLASGGVLVYAPCVGAWSPELDELCAEADCVLLDGTFFAADEMGTAVRSGAGQAAMGHLPVTGRDGTLAALARHPGARRIYTHLNNTNPLLDPDSPARARIAEEGVEVLPDGAELLL
- the crcB gene encoding fluoride efflux transporter CrcB, producing MTAPEAESLRVRPTPGRRSEWRTQAPVVAVVALGGALGACARYGLTLVWPTPPGSFPWATFWTNAVGCAVIGVFMVLITEVWAAHRLVRPFFGTGILGGFTTFSTYAVDIRRLVDAGRPGLGLGYLAATLCAALAAVWLASVAARRVLIRRQR
- a CDS encoding SseB family protein, whose protein sequence is METPAHDDLPTPAQQALDALAENAEDQGALDVLAHSDVLVPVPDDAIDGEGADATSVALPVLEQPGGEPVVPVFTTEGEMVELLPFVSRYRLIPLGALASQWPDEDLSLAIDGNSSHALTLTSQGVRTLLAR
- a CDS encoding MarR family transcriptional regulator, producing MAVKTADARLEERWRDILAVHAHTMCEIDRALHPHGLGASDFEVLDILASESPAEGDQCRVQNLVGRVHLTQSALSRLIGRLEKDGLVERSVCAEDRRGVWVALTPKGRALHAEVQPLQRAVLERMLTGQER
- a CDS encoding SMP-30/gluconolactonase/LRE family protein; the protein is MDRPTGLVPLHYVSLGARGPEDVVADAHGRVLTGVEDGRILRLHHLGDPRTARVEVLAETGGRPLGLELLPDGGLLVCDAERGLLRVDPGRGRGTVRVLADSAAGERLRFCSNVVALPDGTVYFTVSSRRYPLEHWIGDIVEHTGTGRLLRLPPGGAEPEVLLDGLQFANGLAAGGDGSFLVIAETGACRLTRYHLTGPRAGHADLFARLPGMPDNLWREGPDGPIWVALASPRVPPLHLLHRTPPGVRAAAARAAVHAPYRPSGTIGVLALDDTGRTVRHLVRRRSGFRMLTAVCATGGHLVLGSLREPGVAVCARTTAR
- a CDS encoding UTRA domain-containing protein, with amino-acid sequence MPGIRELPANGLGQDSLAELLQPAGLRPDQGEQRVSGRPVDAREAELVRRAPGDWFLHKRRTTRAADDSFAEHAVALLDPTHVELTLSLG
- a CDS encoding helix-turn-helix domain-containing protein, encoding MLNETVFRSEDVPPADRFGYWAERLRKTHAPVTLSSKHTHDFRFTQRVLDLGSVSLWPATFEQVTIRRTPKLIRQSDPELYHMSLVVMGTGAGTWDDGEATYRPSDLHINDSAVPWEIRTGAEPVTALGLEIPKALLPLPRAVSGRPLPRLVTSREGTGALLCDLLTRLASHPDQFQPSDGPRLGTAVTHLVAALFAHLLEAEKSLPPETHQRALILRVKNFIRRHMHDPQLTPSVVAAAHHISVSYLHRLFQEEEITVAAWIRRLRLEAACRDLADPALGDVPIHVIGTRWGFPRAAEFSRAFRSAYGMPPRDYRHLSQTSPAL
- the crcB gene encoding fluoride efflux transporter CrcB — encoded protein: MNWLLVIAGAVVGAPLRYLTDRAVQARHDSVFPWGTFVVNVTGCLILGLLTGAASAGAAGPHLQLLLGTGLCGALTTYSTFSYETLRLTEAGSGLYAAVNVVASVVAGLAAAFAGVSLAGVLWA
- a CDS encoding VOC family protein gives rise to the protein MTAGVQTIIYPVKDKDRAKALFTALLGVEPYADEPYYVGFKAEGQDVGLDPNGHAQGLTGPVPFWHVTDLRERLAALLAAGAEPVQDVRDVGNGRLIASVKDPDGNLIGLLQDPVA